In a single window of the Streptomyces sp. CGMCC 4.7035 genome:
- a CDS encoding L,D-transpeptidase, with protein sequence MEKRVITDSKRRNGLMAASALLGGMLVLTACSGGSEAADGSGGDSTSQAKVDEAAAQKASEAQIKITPADGSDNASINNAAKVTVAKGTLTGVTMTTASGTAVAGQISADKKSWAPTSQLERATSYKVAVTAKDSAGREAHENAAFTTVAPAHSFIGNFSPENGSTVGVGMPVSINFDKAITNKAAVQKGITVTSSSGQEVVGHWFNANRIDFRPEKYWTEGSTVTLKLALDGVEGASGLYGVQQKTVTFKIGRNQVTYVDAQTKQMKVTQDGKVVKTIPISAGSPENKTYEGQMVISQKFTETRMNGATVGFTDSDGKGEYDIKDVPHAMRLTTSGTFIHGNYWGAPSVFGNVNTSHGCVGLQDKKGANDPGTPAAWFYNHSLIGDVVVVSHTGDKTVSPDNGLNGWNMDWAQWKAGSAV encoded by the coding sequence ATGGAGAAGCGTGTGATAACGGACAGTAAGCGGCGCAACGGTCTGATGGCCGCGTCCGCACTGCTCGGCGGGATGCTCGTGCTCACCGCGTGCAGCGGCGGCAGCGAGGCGGCCGACGGCAGCGGTGGCGACTCCACCTCGCAGGCCAAGGTCGACGAGGCGGCCGCCCAGAAGGCCTCCGAGGCGCAGATCAAGATCACACCTGCGGACGGTTCCGACAACGCCTCCATCAACAACGCCGCCAAGGTCACGGTCGCCAAGGGCACGCTCACCGGCGTCACCATGACCACCGCGTCCGGCACGGCGGTCGCCGGCCAGATATCCGCAGACAAGAAGAGCTGGGCGCCCACCAGCCAGCTGGAGCGGGCGACGTCGTACAAGGTCGCCGTGACCGCCAAGGACTCCGCGGGGCGCGAGGCCCACGAGAACGCCGCGTTCACGACCGTGGCCCCGGCCCACTCCTTCATAGGAAACTTCAGCCCGGAGAACGGCTCCACGGTCGGCGTCGGCATGCCGGTCTCGATCAACTTCGACAAGGCGATCACCAACAAGGCCGCCGTGCAGAAGGGCATCACCGTCACCTCCAGCAGCGGGCAGGAGGTCGTCGGGCACTGGTTCAACGCCAACCGGATCGACTTCCGGCCCGAGAAGTACTGGACGGAGGGCTCTACCGTCACGCTGAAGCTCGCCCTCGACGGCGTCGAGGGCGCGAGCGGCCTGTACGGCGTGCAGCAGAAGACGGTCACCTTCAAGATCGGCCGCAACCAGGTCACGTACGTCGACGCCCAGACCAAGCAGATGAAGGTCACGCAGGACGGGAAGGTCGTCAAGACCATCCCGATCTCCGCGGGCTCGCCGGAGAACAAGACGTACGAAGGCCAGATGGTGATCTCCCAGAAGTTCACGGAGACCCGGATGAACGGCGCCACGGTCGGCTTCACCGACAGTGACGGCAAGGGCGAGTACGACATCAAGGACGTGCCGCACGCGATGCGCCTGACCACGTCCGGTACCTTCATCCACGGCAACTACTGGGGCGCGCCCTCCGTCTTCGGCAACGTCAACACCAGCCACGGCTGTGTCGGCCTGCAGGACAAGAAGGGTGCGAACGACCCGGGTACGCCTGCCGCGTGGTTCTACAACCACTCGCTGATCGGTGACGTCGTGGTCGTCTCCCACACCGGTGACAAGACGGTCTCCCCGGACAACGGCCTCAACGGCTGGAACATGGACTGGGCACAGTGGAAGGCGGGTTCGGCGGTCTGA
- the hutH gene encoding histidine ammonia-lyase, whose amino-acid sequence MHTVVVGTSGVTASDVLAVARADARIELAEEALTALAAARGIVDALAAKPEPVYGVSTGFGALATRHISQELRVQLQRNIVRSHAAGMGPRVEREVVRALMFLRLKTVCSGHTGVRPEVAQTMADILNAGITPVVHEYGSLGCSGDLAPLSHCALTLMGEGEAEGPDGVVRPAAELLAEHGIAPVELHEKEGLALLNGTDGMLGMLIMALADLDTLYKSADVTAALSLEALLGTDKVLAPELHAIRPHPGQGASAANMLAVLKGSGLTGHHQGDAPRVQDAYSVRCAPQVAGAGRDTLAHARLVAERELASAVDNPVVLPDGRVESNGNFHGAPVAYVLDFLAIAAADLASIAERRTDRLLDKNRSHGLPPFLADDAGVDSGLMIAQYTQAALVSEMKRLAVPASADSIPSSAMQEDHVSMGWSAARKLRTAVDNLTRVLAIELYAATRAIELREGLTPAPASQATITALRKAGVEGPGPDRFLAPDLAAADGFVRTGELVTAVEAVTGPLA is encoded by the coding sequence ATGCACACTGTGGTGGTGGGGACGTCCGGGGTGACCGCGTCCGACGTTCTCGCCGTGGCGCGCGCGGACGCCCGGATCGAGCTGGCCGAGGAGGCCCTGACGGCCCTCGCGGCGGCCCGCGGCATCGTGGACGCGCTGGCCGCGAAGCCGGAGCCCGTCTACGGGGTCAGCACCGGGTTCGGCGCGCTGGCCACCCGGCACATCAGCCAGGAGCTGCGCGTCCAGCTGCAGCGCAACATCGTCCGTTCGCACGCGGCCGGGATGGGCCCGCGGGTCGAGCGGGAGGTCGTCCGCGCCCTGATGTTCCTGCGGCTGAAGACCGTCTGCTCGGGGCACACCGGCGTCCGCCCCGAGGTCGCGCAGACCATGGCCGACATCCTCAACGCCGGCATCACCCCGGTCGTGCACGAGTACGGCTCGCTGGGCTGCTCCGGTGACCTCGCGCCGCTGTCCCACTGCGCGCTGACGCTCATGGGCGAGGGCGAGGCCGAGGGTCCCGACGGCGTCGTACGGCCCGCCGCCGAACTCCTCGCCGAGCACGGCATCGCCCCCGTCGAGCTGCACGAGAAGGAGGGCCTCGCGCTCCTCAACGGCACCGACGGCATGCTCGGCATGCTGATCATGGCCCTCGCGGACCTGGACACGCTGTACAAGTCGGCCGACGTCACGGCGGCACTCTCGCTGGAGGCGCTGCTCGGCACGGACAAGGTCCTCGCGCCGGAACTGCACGCCATCCGCCCGCACCCCGGGCAGGGCGCGTCGGCCGCCAACATGCTGGCCGTGCTGAAGGGCTCCGGCCTGACGGGCCATCACCAGGGCGACGCGCCGCGGGTCCAGGACGCCTACTCGGTGCGGTGCGCCCCGCAGGTCGCGGGCGCCGGCCGGGACACGCTGGCGCACGCCCGCCTGGTCGCCGAGCGCGAGCTGGCCTCCGCGGTCGACAACCCGGTGGTCCTGCCCGACGGTCGCGTGGAGTCCAACGGCAACTTCCACGGCGCCCCGGTGGCGTACGTCCTGGACTTCCTGGCGATCGCGGCGGCGGACCTGGCGTCGATCGCGGAGCGCCGTACGGACCGTCTGCTCGACAAGAACCGTTCGCACGGTCTGCCGCCGTTCCTGGCCGACGACGCGGGCGTCGACTCGGGTCTGATGATCGCTCAGTACACGCAGGCGGCACTGGTGAGCGAGATGAAGCGGCTGGCCGTGCCGGCCTCCGCCGACTCGATCCCGTCCTCCGCGATGCAGGAGGACCACGTCTCGATGGGCTGGTCGGCCGCCCGCAAGCTGCGCACGGCGGTGGACAACCTGACCCGGGTGCTGGCGATCGAGCTCTACGCGGCGACCCGGGCCATCGAACTGCGCGAGGGCCTGACCCCGGCCCCCGCGAGCCAGGCGACGATCACGGCCCTGCGCAAGGCGGGCGTGGAGGGTCCGGGCCCGGATCGCTTCCTGGCCCCGGATCTCGCGGCCGCGGACGGATTCGTGCGGACGGGTGAGCTCGTGACGGCCGTCGAAGCGGTCACGGGGCCGCTGGCGTAA
- a CDS encoding ABC transporter permease, protein MFFTYLRRELRRRRKAALVVASGLALGIALVIVVNSVSSGMGKAQDKVLQSLYGLGTDMTVTKAAAAPTSGSSTGPRFNFDARDSDSDETQSSDRVMVQGFQTLATSTVTKVGAQSGVSDAVGGLSLRVIKISGQFTQGQFKQDQNSGQQGGTRGGFPGGQPQGRVEGGGANFDVNNYSVYGTDVTKPALGPLTSSKITSGRTFTTSETNSKVVVADSAYAKEKKLKVGSTVTIKSVKFKVIGIATADSGDSAANLYIPLQQAQTLADSKNKVTTIYVKATDSQQIDSVKKTIQNNISGTTVTTSADLASTVSGSLSTASSLATNVGKWLSIVVLVAAFLVAGLLTSSAVSRRVREFGTLKALGWKSGRVTRQVVGEAVVNGLVGGALGIALGLAGAYAVTAISPTLQAQLGGGGTGGPGGGGGFGGGPGGGGPGRQAAKTLEVALTAPVSLTTIALAVALAVAGGLIAGAFGGWRASRLRPADALRRVE, encoded by the coding sequence ATGTTCTTCACCTACCTGAGGCGCGAACTGCGCCGCCGGCGAAAGGCGGCCCTCGTCGTCGCCTCCGGGCTCGCGCTGGGCATCGCTCTGGTCATCGTGGTCAACTCCGTGTCCTCCGGCATGGGGAAGGCGCAGGACAAGGTTCTGCAGTCGCTGTACGGCCTCGGCACCGACATGACCGTCACCAAGGCGGCAGCCGCGCCCACGTCGGGCAGCTCCACCGGGCCGCGCTTCAACTTCGACGCCCGCGACAGCGACTCGGACGAGACGCAGAGCAGCGACCGCGTCATGGTCCAGGGCTTCCAGACCCTGGCCACCAGCACGGTCACCAAGGTCGGCGCGCAGAGCGGCGTCTCGGACGCGGTGGGCGGGCTCAGCCTCCGCGTCATCAAGATCAGCGGCCAGTTCACGCAGGGCCAGTTCAAGCAGGACCAGAACAGCGGGCAGCAGGGCGGCACTCGCGGCGGCTTCCCGGGCGGCCAGCCCCAGGGCCGGGTCGAGGGCGGTGGCGCCAACTTCGACGTCAACAACTACTCCGTGTACGGCACCGACGTCACCAAGCCCGCGCTCGGCCCGCTGACCTCCTCGAAGATCACCAGCGGCCGTACGTTCACGACGTCGGAGACGAACAGCAAGGTCGTCGTCGCGGACTCCGCGTACGCCAAGGAGAAGAAGCTCAAGGTCGGCAGCACCGTCACCATCAAGAGCGTCAAGTTCAAGGTCATCGGCATCGCCACGGCCGACAGCGGTGACTCGGCGGCCAACCTCTACATCCCGCTCCAGCAGGCCCAGACGCTCGCCGACTCCAAGAACAAGGTCACCACGATCTACGTCAAGGCGACCGACTCGCAGCAGATCGACAGCGTCAAGAAGACCATCCAGAACAACATCTCGGGGACCACGGTCACCACGTCCGCGGACCTCGCGAGCACGGTCTCCGGTTCGCTGTCCACCGCCTCCAGCCTCGCCACCAACGTGGGCAAGTGGCTGTCCATCGTGGTGCTCGTGGCCGCGTTCCTGGTCGCCGGCCTCCTCACCTCCTCCGCGGTCTCCCGCCGGGTGCGCGAGTTCGGCACGCTCAAGGCGCTGGGCTGGAAGTCGGGCCGGGTGACCCGGCAGGTGGTCGGCGAGGCCGTCGTCAACGGACTGGTCGGCGGAGCCCTCGGTATCGCGCTCGGCCTGGCGGGCGCGTACGCCGTCACCGCGATCAGCCCGACGCTTCAGGCCCAGCTCGGTGGCGGCGGTACCGGCGGTCCGGGCGGTGGCGGCGGCTTCGGTGGCGGTCCCGGCGGCGGAGGCCCAGGACGGCAGGCCGCCAAGACCCTGGAGGTCGCGCTCACCGCGCCGGTCAGCCTCACCACCATCGCCCTCGCGGTCGCGCTCGCCGTGGCCGGCGGTCTGATCGCCGGCGCCTTCGGCGGCTGGCGCGCCTCCCGGCTGCGCCCGGCGGACGCCCTGCGCCGCGTCGAGTAG